CGGTAATACTGTCCGTATCTCCCTAAGTGCAGATCCTGTTGAAGAGGTCAAAGTAGCAAAAGAGCTTCTGAAAGCATTCGGTCTTGCCGCCAATGCCGCGACCCTGATTTCCTGCCCGACTTGCGGACGAATCGAAATTGATCTCATCAGCATCGCCAATGAAGTCGAGGAATACATTCAGACCGTCAATGCACCGATTAAAGTATCCGTCCTCGGATGCGCGGTAAATGGACCAGGTGAAGCGAAAGAAGCCGATATTGGTATAGCTGGGGCCCGTGGTGAAGGACTCTTGTTCCGAAAAGGGAAAACGATTCGTAAAGTGCCTGAAGAATCCATGGTTGAAGAATTAAAAAAAGAAATAGATGCCCTTGCAAAAGAACATGAAGAAAAAATGAAACTCGAACAATCCTGATCCAACCTGCTCCGCCAAGTGGATCACCATATCATACAGTTCGCTTTAAAAGCAGATATCTTATCTGCTTTTTTCTTCTGCCTGTATGGACAAATCCGCTCAATATGAGACAATAGATAAAAAGAAGTTGTAAAACTAAAGAGGTGTTTTTTCACTATGAAGCAAATCCGATTTGGCATTGACATCGACGGGACCGTCACGGATCCATCCTCCTTCATTCCGTATTTAAACCAGGCATTCAAACAAAATCTGACTCTTCAGGACATTAAAGACTACGACCTTTCCATTGCTCTTGGCATTACCGAAAAGGAATTTTGGGCATGGATGACGGATCATGAACCCAAAATGTACAAACATTCTTTTCCTGCTGCAGATGCCCGTGATATTTTATCTGCATGGTCCGATCAGTATGAACTCTTTTACATCAGTGCCCGACCAAAACATGTCACTGAATTGACCTATGATTGGTTCAAAGAATATCAAATCCCTTACGATCATATTGAACTGTTGGGTCAGCACAATAAACTCCGTGCAGTTTCTGAACATCAGATTGATGCATTCTTCGAGGACAAACATGATAATGCTGTCAACATTGCAGAAGAGCATCAGATCCCGGTTATTCTTATGGACACTCCTTACAATCGCTTACCGGTTCCAAAGCATGTTCACAGAGCCTATTCATGGAGCGAAGCAAATCGTATCATCAATCGGCTCTTCCAGCCTGTTTATTCAGGGTGACAGATGACAGCAATATAAAAAAGGCTTTTTCACAGGACCGCCATCCTGTTGAAAAAGCCTTTTTTCACATTATCCGATCGACGGATGATCACATTCCGGGCAATAACCATATACTTCAAATTTGTGCCCTGTTACCGTAAAACCGGAAGAAGTCAATCCATCGACATTCATCGGACAATGATGAATATGCTCCGTTTTACCGCACTCAAGGCAAATCAGATGGTGGTGATGTTCATCCACCGAGCATGCAATTCTGAAACGTTTTTCCCCTTCGAGTTCCGTTTCCTCAAGAAGCGACGTCTCTTCAAATAATGCAAGGTTTCTGTATATCGTGTCAAAACTCAGACCGTCATGCTTATCTTTCAAATGCTCAAGTATGTCCTTGGCAGTGACGTAGCGCCCCTCCTGAATCAGAAAAGTGAGAATATCAAATCTCTTCTCCGTATACTTATATCCTTGTTCTTTTAACAGATCCATGGCTTCATGAATGTTCATTTGGTTGCGCCCCTTTCCTGCATACTGAAAACCAGCTGCCTGCTTCTCAGTTTAGCATACATTATCATCACGGCTAAAATAACAATCCCTGAGGTCACAATCATGCCCCCGGTGGCGATGTTCAGATAATACGAGGACAGCATCCCCGAAACAATTGCGAGTTCCCCAAAAAAGATACCGAACAGAATAACTTGCCGAAAGCTCTTGGACACTTGAAGTGCGGCAGCTACAGGCAGGGTAATCATCGCCCCGACAAGCAAAATCCCCACAATATTGACTGAAATACTGATGACAGCCGCGATCAGTGCAGCAAATACCAGATTCAGCCCTTTCACGCGCAATCCGGAAGTATGAGCAAATTCAGCATCAAAGGAAACCGAAAGAAATTCCTTATAAAGAAACACCAGCAATATCAAACTGATTGTCCCTGCAATCAATATAAAATATAAATCCGATAAGGAGACTGTCAGGATACTTCCAAACAGAAAATTAAACCATTCCGAACTTGACATCCCGGAGGCACTGATCAATATCGCACTCAGTCCAAGTCCTGCCGAAAGAATGATCGGAATCGCCAACTCCTGAAAATACTGATAGACTGTACGTAATTTTTCCACAATCAATGCACCTGCAACGGCAAATAGAAAGCCGGAAATCAGCGGATTGATCGACCACGGCAAATCAAGTGCCGAGCCTGCCACCACACCGACGGCAATCCCCGCAAGTGTGATCTGAGACAGACCCTCTGAAATAATGGTCATTCTTCTGACAAGGAGAAAGGCACCCATTAGAGGAGCAAGCAGCCCAATGACAAGTCCTGCAAGAATCCCCCTGTCGAGAAATGTTAATGATTCAAACCATTCCACGATCTCATCCCCACTTCCTTTTGAGTCCTGTAATCATAATAATTAAAATCAAAATAAACAGATTCGTCATTACGATGGTTCCACCCGGTGCCCAATCAAGATGAAACGCACTGACCATACCTGTAAGTACCGACACCTCACCAATCAAGATGGAATAAAACAGCATGCCTTTAAAAGACTTGGCTATTCTCATTGCAGCGGCCACGGGTAAAGTCATCAAAGCTGAGACAAGTAAAATGCCGACGATCTGCATCGATACACCAATGACTACAGCCACAACAATCATAAATGAAAGATCCATAAACCGTTTCGGGATCCCGGAGGTCACTGCCTGTTCTTCATCAAAGCTGAGAAACAATAGCTCCTTATAAAAAAGACCGATAAACAGGATGACTCCCCCGAGTAAAACGAGCATCATATAGAAATCCTGTCTGCTGACTGCAGCTACACTGCCAAACAGATAATTTAACAGGTCATTATTGAATCCGTCAGCAAGAGAAATAAAGACAACACCTATCCCGATCCCTGACGAGAGAATAATCGGAATGGCAAGTTCCTTATAGTGCCTGAAAACAAGCCCCAGCCTGCTGACGGCAAGAGAACCGGTCACTGAAAACAGCATCCCCATATACACAGGATTGAGCGTTGCAAAAAAAGGAAAGGAACGCCCCAGCAATAGACTGAATGCAATCCCTGTCAATGTGATGTGCGACAGGGCATCCGCCATCAGCGACAGACGTCGGACAACGAGAAACACACCGACTGCAGGGGTCAGTATGCCCACCATCATAGCCGTGTAGAGAGAGTACTTTAAAAAATCGAATTGAAAAAATACGTCGATCATGCCGTCACCTTCTCACATCATCATGATCATGATAATGATCGTGGTGATGATGATCATGATTATGGTCTATGGTTCTGACATCGTGCCCATACATTTTTGACATCGTTTCGTCTTTGTTTTCTTCAAAATCTTCAGTAAACCCGTGAAAGTGAATGCATTTATTCAAACACGCCACATGACTCACGTGTTCAGTCATAGCACCGACATCATGTGTAACAAGAAGCAGCGTAATCCCCCGTCTGTGATTCAATTCCTTCAGCATGTTATAGAAATTGGAGACTGACTCCGCATCGACACCAACGGTCGGTTCGTCGAGAATCAGTAAATCCGGATCACTGACCAGCGCTCTTGCAATAAACACACGCTGCTGTTGACCTCCGGAGAGTTCACCGATATTCGATTTCACATATTCACGCATGTTTACCTGATCGAGTGCTGCATATACTTTTTGTTTGTCTTGCTTCTTCATAAACCTAAACATGCCAATCTTACCAAAAAGCCCCATCGAAACCACTTCGAAAACGGTCGCCGGAAATCCTGAATTAAAACTGTTCGCTTTTTGCGATACAAAGCCAATTCTGCTCCAGTCGTGGAACTTGTCCATCTGCTTCCCAAATAACCTGACTGATCCGGCGTGGGGTTTTAAAAGTCCCAATATCAGCTTGATCAGCGTAGACTTCCCTGATCCGTTCGGACCAACAAGACCTAAAAATGCCCCCTCAGGGATCGCCAGATCAATTCCCTCGAGCACTGATCGACGCTCATACCCAAACGAAACCCCCGATACTTCAACTGCATATTTTTCTGTTTTATGATGATCTGTCATATTCGGCCCCTCACATTCGAAATAAGAATGATTACGATTTACTCTAACTGCGAGTATACCTCATCGGGGACTCTTTTGTAAATCATCGGGTCCGGCACTCGCATCAGATCCTTATTCAGCGTATACTGAAAGTAATCAAAATTCTGAGAGGTGACAGTCATTGGACAAGCAATGCTTTGGCATTATAGATATGGGTTCAAACTCCATCCGATTCGTGGTCTACGAGGTAAATGAAGACGCCTGTTTTAAAGAAATCCAAAACCTGAAAGTTGCCGCCAGGCTCAGCAGCTACATCGATGCAGACGGCTCAATGACCGAGGAGGGCATTGTGCTGATCATCGACACGATGAAGCAATTCGAAAAAGCGGCTGATGTACATACGTTAACGGATACGAGAGCCGTTGCGACTGCAGCTGTCCGTAACGCAGTCAACCAGGAAGAAATCGTTCGTCGTATCAATCAGAACAGCCGCTATACAGTCGAGGTTCTCAGTGATTATCAGGAAGCATACTACGGCTACCTTGCCGTCACCAATTCCACAATGCTCACCGAGGGCATTACGATCGACATCGGGGGAGGCAGTACGGAGGTTACGTATTTTAAAGACCGTGAGCTCAAACAATATCACAGTTTTCCATTTGGAGCGATCACTCTGAAAAAGCAGTTTGTAGAAGGCGATACACCAACGGAAAAAGAAATGAAGGCCATCCAGTCGTTTATCGTGCATTCTTACGATTCCCTTTCCTGGCTTCAAGAACATCAAGTCCCTGTCATCGGCATAGGCGGTACCGCAAGAAACCTTGCCCTTGTTCACCAGGAGACCACCGGTTATCCTCTCGCCGGTCTTCATGAATACAAAATGACCTACCGTGACGTCAAAGGAGTCCGGGAAGATTTGTGGGACATGAGTAATAAAAAGAGAGAAAAACAAGACGGCCTCTCCAAAGACCGTGCAGATATTATTGTACCTGCGATTGTTGCCATCGAAGAACTGATGGCGTACGCAGGAAAAGTTGATTACATTGTCAGCTATCGCGGACTCCGCGACGGCATCTTTTATGAGTATTTACTTGACAACATTGCAGTAACCCATTTTCCAAATGTGATTGAAGAAAGCTTTTACGCTCTTCGCAATCAGTTCCATCTCGATGAGAAACATCACAGAGATCTGTCTGTCCTGGCAACATACCTGATTCAGGAACTGGTGAAGGAAGGCCTGATCAAAGAACTCGATGATCACGAACGAAAGCTTCTTCGCTGGGCTGCTTCCGTCTATTATATCGGTGAACAAATCCACCCTGAGGCAAAGGCACAACACAGCTTCTATCTGCTTACGAATCAGGCAATTGACGGCCTTGGTCACGCTGACAGAATGGCTGTCGCATTTATTGCATCCTTCAAATCAAAATCAACCCTGAAACAGTTTGCCTCACCTTACAGGGAATGGATCAGTAAAGATGATCTTAAGAAATATGAGCTGATGGGCAGCATCCTGAAACTCTGTTATGCATTGACCATCTCAAAACAGTCGCTCGTGACCAAAATTGAACTTGATGCCATCGATCAAAATCAATTAAGGCTCCTTGCCATGACAACAGATACTGCATTTTTTGAAGAATTCCAGGCGAACAAATACAAAAAACACTTGGAAAAAGCCTTGGATATTCAACTGATTGTCGAAATGAAGCCGGAAGGGGGCAGTGAGTTTGAATAAACAGCATCTCGATCGCTATGATTACTACATTAACCGTGAACTCAGCTGGCTCCGTTTTAATGAACGTGTCCTGCAGGAAGCCGAGGACACATCTAACCCGCTTCTCGAACGATTGAAATTCATGGCTATTTTTTCATCAAATCTGGACGAGTTTTTCATGGTCCGGGTTGCCGGTTTGAAAGATCAGGTCAAAGCAGGATTTAATAAGCCGGATAACAAGTCCGGCTTTACACCAAAACAACAATTGAAGAAAATTTCTTCTTTGTCCCATCAACTCGTCGACCAGCAATACAGACATTACTCAGAAGTACTTATCGGACAGCTGGAGAAAGAGAATATTCACTTTCTGCCAATCAGCAAGTGGAAGAAATCAGAAATTAAACATCTTGAGCAGTATTTTCACCATTATATCCTCCCTGTTCTGACACCAATGGCCATCGATGCATACAGACCTTTTCCCATGCTGTCAAATAAAAGTCTGAACCTCGCTGTTGTGCTCGAGGGAAAACACGATGAAGGAGCTGAGAAATTAGCCATCGTACAGGTCCCGTCCCTTTTAACAAGAGCTGTTCCGATTAAACGGGAAGGTATTGAGGCATTTGCCCTTCTTGAAGATATCATCACGTATTTTATCGGCAGTCTCTTCAGCGGCAATAAGGTGCTTAGCGTTTCCCCATTCCGAATTACGAGAAATGCTGACCTTACGATCCACGAGGAAGGAGCAAGGGATTTACTGCGAGAAATTGAAAAAGAATTAAAAAAGCGAAAGTGGGGGGCAGCAGTCCGGCTTGAAATTATCTCTCACGCGATGGAGCGAAAGGTTCTGTCTTTTCTGTCTTCTGTGCTTGAAATCGAGGAAGGGGATATTTTTGAATCTGAAGGTCCTTTGGATTTCACCTTTCTGTTTGGCCTGTACAATCAGCTAAAAGATCACCATGAGCACCTAATTGATGAATCCTTTGTACCACAGCCGTCTGAAGAAATTATGGAACATGAATCGCTCTTCGATGCCATCATGGAACGGGACATCTTTTTCCACCACCCTTATCATTCCTTCCAGCCCATCGTTGATTTAATTGCATACGCCTCACAGGATCCCGATGTCCTCGCCATCAAGCAGACGTTATACCGGGTAAGCGGTGACTCTCCGATTATCGCTGCCCTTGTCCAGGCAGCGGAGAACGGCAAACAGGTGACCGTACTCGTAGAACTGAAGGCGCGTTTTGATGAAGAAAAAAATATTCAGTGGGCCAAGAAACTTGAAAAAGCAGGTGTTCATGTCATCTATGGCATCACCGGACTGAAAACCCACAGTAAAATAACGCTGATTATCCGTCACCAGGAAAATGGCATCCAGCGCTATGTGCACCTCGGAACGGGTAATTACAATGATTCCACTGCAAAGCTCTATACCGATATGGGCATTCTAACCGCTAAATCATCTTTTGGTGAAGATGCGACAAACTTCTTTAACCACCTGAGCGGTTTCAGCGAAAAACCAAAATGGTACAAAATCTCCACCTCCCCTTTTGAAATGCGCGAAACTTTCATGACATTGATCGATAAAGAAATTGCCGTCCATAACGAACGCGGTAACGGACGGATTATCGCTAAAATGAATTCACTCACCGATAAACCGATCATTATGAAACTGTACGAAGCAAGCATGCAGGGTGTACGCATCGATCTGATCGTGAGAGGTATCTGCTGCCTTCGTCCTGGCTTGAAAGGAATTAGCGAGCATATTACGGTGAGAAGCATTATTGACAGGTTTCTTGAGCATTCCCGCATCTTCTATTTTCATCATGACGGTGACGAGCGGATCTTCCTGTCCTCGGCAGACTGGATGACAAGAAATATGGAGAAACGCATCGAAATCCTTTTCCCGGTTTCTGAGCCTGCAATTAAACAAAAAGTGAAACAAGTACTTGATTACGGATTGCAAGATAATGTCAAGGCGAGAATACAGATGGCTGACGGTACATATACGTATGTATCAAGACGCAAAAAAAGAAAAACCATTCAGAAGTCAGGAAGCACTTTACCGGGAAGCCGCCCAATTCGAAGAAAATGACTGATGATCCCCTGAATAATCAATGAGTCAATAAAGAAAGCCGGACCTCTTGGGGTCCGGCTTTCTTATCGATCAGAATCGATTCTATCGCGTTTGGTCATAAGTCACCAGGTTACCGGTTTGATCTGCGTTTTCCTGAATTTCAACTGCATACCAGCTTTTTGCATGGCCGTTTTGGCTTACGTACGTTTCCATGCCATAAATGCCCCGATGATATGCCGTTAGCGCATGATTCCAATCCTTGTAACGGTCATAGAGAAAATCAAGATACTCCACTGAAAGAAACATGGAATAATACGGATTAAACAATTGCTCTTCATCATACTCGATACCGGCCATTTCTGCGATCCACGGTGCCGTGTTCGTCATGAACTGGGCAATACCGTAGGCGCGTCCATAACTGGTTTTTGGTCCTACCATTTCCGGGTCAAACTGATCTCCTGTTTCAACTCGCAACAGTTCATAAACCAAAAACGGGTCGATATCCCTGTGGAGTGCTTCAGAAGCAAGGAACAAGCCCCACTCTTTCTGAAATGCACCTTCTGAATCCTCATACATAGCCTCTGCCACCTCATCAGCAGCCCGCCAATCCGTCAGTGTAACACTGCTTTTATAGTCCGGAAGTGTATCTCTCGCTTCAACAATGTCTTCAAAAGACTGATTAATCATATCTCGGTTGATCGTATTTTTTTCTAATTCAGCAATCTTCACATCAGATGTGTCACCCTGTGAGGAAAGCCCCATTAAAAGCGCTGTAACGGCTGCTACTGATGAAAAAATAAGCCACAGTTTGTTTATTTTCACGTTCGTTCCCTCCTTATACCTGCACACAAAGAGTGTACAAGGAAGGATGATAACCCATATCACGAAAAAAAGCAAGGGCAGCGTTCAGATAATCGTATTAAAAACCTTCAAAAATCACATCGGTTCTTTTACGAAACGTTCGCCGATTCGGGCTTTATATCCTGAATCCATCGTATGACAAGCCCCCGTTTCGGAGCAAATAAAAAGGCCAGCAAAAACAGAAACGACGAGGCTAATACAATGGATGCACCGGATGACACATCATAAATAACGGAAAAATAAAGCCCACTCACTGCGGCAATAACTCCAAACACAGACGACAATGCAATCATCAGTGAAAACCGGTCCGTTAATAAATAGGCTGTTGATGCAGGAGTAATCAGCATCGCAACCACCAGAATAATACCTACCGTCTGCAGAGATGCAACCGTCACCAATGAGAGAAGCAGCATCAGTAAATAGTGAATGCCTTTTACAGGAAGTCCGGCGGCTTTTGCCATTACCGGATCAAACGTTGTCAACAACAGCGGTCTGTAAAAGAGCAAAATCAACACCAGCACAAAGATCCCGATCCCAAGACTGATCCACACATCCTGCCGCGATACGGCGAGCACATTACCAAACAAAATATGCCAAAGGTCGACACCTGTCCCGGACATGCCTGTAATCATGACAATTCCCAGAGCGAACATGGCTGTAAACATGATACCGATGGAAGAATCTTCTTTAATTCGGCTGTTTTGCGAGATAAACCCGATTAAGAGTGCCGTCAGAACCCCGGTGAAAACAGCACCAACAAAAAAACTGGCCCCGAGCATATAGGCAACAACCACACCTGGGAGAACGGCGTGGGAGATCGCATCTCCCATCAGTGCCATCCCCCTCATGATAATAAACGAGCCAATCATGCCACAAATGATACCGACCAGAATGGCAGCCACCATTGCATGCTGTAAATACGGATAATGAATCAGCTGATCGATAAAGAACAGGATTTGGTTCATGACGGGCTCACCACCATGAAGGATTCATTGCCGTTACCCGGAAGGACGGCAGCCTGGCCGCCATAGGCTTTCTTGAGAAGTTCAGGGGTATAGACATCCTTTACAGGCCCCGAACGGATCAGTTGACGGTTTAGCAAAATGAGCTGATCAAAGTACTGC
This genomic window from [Bacillus] selenitireducens MLS10 contains:
- a CDS encoding 5' nucleotidase, NT5C type, which gives rise to MKQIRFGIDIDGTVTDPSSFIPYLNQAFKQNLTLQDIKDYDLSIALGITEKEFWAWMTDHEPKMYKHSFPAADARDILSAWSDQYELFYISARPKHVTELTYDWFKEYQIPYDHIELLGQHNKLRAVSEHQIDAFFEDKHDNAVNIAEEHQIPVILMDTPYNRLPVPKHVHRAYSWSEANRIINRLFQPVYSG
- a CDS encoding Fur family transcriptional regulator, which codes for MNIHEAMDLLKEQGYKYTEKRFDILTFLIQEGRYVTAKDILEHLKDKHDGLSFDTIYRNLALFEETSLLEETELEGEKRFRIACSVDEHHHHLICLECGKTEHIHHCPMNVDGLTSSGFTVTGHKFEVYGYCPECDHPSIG
- a CDS encoding metal ABC transporter permease, with translation MEWFESLTFLDRGILAGLVIGLLAPLMGAFLLVRRMTIISEGLSQITLAGIAVGVVAGSALDLPWSINPLISGFLFAVAGALIVEKLRTVYQYFQELAIPIILSAGLGLSAILISASGMSSSEWFNFLFGSILTVSLSDLYFILIAGTISLILLVFLYKEFLSVSFDAEFAHTSGLRVKGLNLVFAALIAAVISISVNIVGILLVGAMITLPVAAALQVSKSFRQVILFGIFFGELAIVSGMLSSYYLNIATGGMIVTSGIVILAVMIMYAKLRSRQLVFSMQERGATK
- a CDS encoding metal ABC transporter permease; translation: MIDVFFQFDFLKYSLYTAMMVGILTPAVGVFLVVRRLSLMADALSHITLTGIAFSLLLGRSFPFFATLNPVYMGMLFSVTGSLAVSRLGLVFRHYKELAIPIILSSGIGIGVVFISLADGFNNDLLNYLFGSVAAVSRQDFYMMLVLLGGVILFIGLFYKELLFLSFDEEQAVTSGIPKRFMDLSFMIVVAVVIGVSMQIVGILLVSALMTLPVAAAMRIAKSFKGMLFYSILIGEVSVLTGMVSAFHLDWAPGGTIVMTNLFILILIIMITGLKRKWG
- a CDS encoding metal ABC transporter ATP-binding protein; the encoded protein is MTDHHKTEKYAVEVSGVSFGYERRSVLEGIDLAIPEGAFLGLVGPNGSGKSTLIKLILGLLKPHAGSVRLFGKQMDKFHDWSRIGFVSQKANSFNSGFPATVFEVVSMGLFGKIGMFRFMKKQDKQKVYAALDQVNMREYVKSNIGELSGGQQQRVFIARALVSDPDLLILDEPTVGVDAESVSNFYNMLKELNHRRGITLLLVTHDVGAMTEHVSHVACLNKCIHFHGFTEDFEENKDETMSKMYGHDVRTIDHNHDHHHHDHYHDHDDVRR
- a CDS encoding Ppx/GppA family phosphatase; translated protein: MDKQCFGIIDMGSNSIRFVVYEVNEDACFKEIQNLKVAARLSSYIDADGSMTEEGIVLIIDTMKQFEKAADVHTLTDTRAVATAAVRNAVNQEEIVRRINQNSRYTVEVLSDYQEAYYGYLAVTNSTMLTEGITIDIGGGSTEVTYFKDRELKQYHSFPFGAITLKKQFVEGDTPTEKEMKAIQSFIVHSYDSLSWLQEHQVPVIGIGGTARNLALVHQETTGYPLAGLHEYKMTYRDVKGVREDLWDMSNKKREKQDGLSKDRADIIVPAIVAIEELMAYAGKVDYIVSYRGLRDGIFYEYLLDNIAVTHFPNVIEESFYALRNQFHLDEKHHRDLSVLATYLIQELVKEGLIKELDDHERKLLRWAASVYYIGEQIHPEAKAQHSFYLLTNQAIDGLGHADRMAVAFIASFKSKSTLKQFASPYREWISKDDLKKYELMGSILKLCYALTISKQSLVTKIELDAIDQNQLRLLAMTTDTAFFEEFQANKYKKHLEKALDIQLIVEMKPEGGSEFE
- a CDS encoding RNA degradosome polyphosphate kinase: MSLNKQHLDRYDYYINRELSWLRFNERVLQEAEDTSNPLLERLKFMAIFSSNLDEFFMVRVAGLKDQVKAGFNKPDNKSGFTPKQQLKKISSLSHQLVDQQYRHYSEVLIGQLEKENIHFLPISKWKKSEIKHLEQYFHHYILPVLTPMAIDAYRPFPMLSNKSLNLAVVLEGKHDEGAEKLAIVQVPSLLTRAVPIKREGIEAFALLEDIITYFIGSLFSGNKVLSVSPFRITRNADLTIHEEGARDLLREIEKELKKRKWGAAVRLEIISHAMERKVLSFLSSVLEIEEGDIFESEGPLDFTFLFGLYNQLKDHHEHLIDESFVPQPSEEIMEHESLFDAIMERDIFFHHPYHSFQPIVDLIAYASQDPDVLAIKQTLYRVSGDSPIIAALVQAAENGKQVTVLVELKARFDEEKNIQWAKKLEKAGVHVIYGITGLKTHSKITLIIRHQENGIQRYVHLGTGNYNDSTAKLYTDMGILTAKSSFGEDATNFFNHLSGFSEKPKWYKISTSPFEMRETFMTLIDKEIAVHNERGNGRIIAKMNSLTDKPIIMKLYEASMQGVRIDLIVRGICCLRPGLKGISEHITVRSIIDRFLEHSRIFYFHHDGDERIFLSSADWMTRNMEKRIEILFPVSEPAIKQKVKQVLDYGLQDNVKARIQMADGTYTYVSRRKKRKTIQKSGSTLPGSRPIRRK
- a CDS encoding lytic transglycosylase domain-containing protein, producing MKINKLWLIFSSVAAVTALLMGLSSQGDTSDVKIAELEKNTINRDMINQSFEDIVEARDTLPDYKSSVTLTDWRAADEVAEAMYEDSEGAFQKEWGLFLASEALHRDIDPFLVYELLRVETGDQFDPEMVGPKTSYGRAYGIAQFMTNTAPWIAEMAGIEYDEEQLFNPYYSMFLSVEYLDFLYDRYKDWNHALTAYHRGIYGMETYVSQNGHAKSWYAVEIQENADQTGNLVTYDQTR
- a CDS encoding metal ABC transporter permease; protein product: MNQILFFIDQLIHYPYLQHAMVAAILVGIICGMIGSFIIMRGMALMGDAISHAVLPGVVVAYMLGASFFVGAVFTGVLTALLIGFISQNSRIKEDSSIGIMFTAMFALGIVMITGMSGTGVDLWHILFGNVLAVSRQDVWISLGIGIFVLVLILLFYRPLLLTTFDPVMAKAAGLPVKGIHYLLMLLLSLVTVASLQTVGIILVVAMLITPASTAYLLTDRFSLMIALSSVFGVIAAVSGLYFSVIYDVSSGASIVLASSFLFLLAFLFAPKRGLVIRWIQDIKPESANVS